The Saprospiraceae bacterium genomic interval TCGGTAAAAAATTGAAGGCCCACTGGACTTATGAAATTCCTAAATATCTGAAAAATAGACACAATCTTTGCCTTTTGAATGTTTTGATCGATTCTTCTATTGAACCTCAGGAAATAGATCTTGAAACCATGCGTTACCTTGGGCAGTTGGGTGTTCCATTTTATATCATCATGACCAAATCAGACCGGTGTACCAAGCAAAAATTAAAACAATTTCAGAATGATTTAAATAAAGCGATGTATAACGATTGGGAATCATTACCTCCGCAATTTTTTGTGAGCGCTCAGACGGGAAATGGAAGGAGTGAACTGTTGGATGCATATCAGCAGATCCTGATTCAAATTAAAACAAACTGAATATGGCAAGCATGCAACAAAAGCCAGAAGATTATAAAGTATACGATCATTTGATCGGAGATATTCACCTTTGGCCATTGTCAAAATTTGTGATCCAGAGAAAAGCATTTCTGAATAAGTTGAACAGCGATGTTTTCGAACAGTTTAAGTTGCAAGGAGTGAACGAAGTCGATCAGGCTATTGCGAAAACTATGCACCAGGAAAAGCAACGCGTTAAGACAAATCCTTGGAAAGCAGATCCACCCAATGAAATCCAATATTACAGAAAGATTCAAAATGAATACAATGCAAATCAGTTGCTTGCTGATAAGCATAAAGGCAATCTCGAAACCCTCGGTCGTTTAATCAATCGCTTTAGTCAGGAGATTATATGCCATTTCAATCCGAAGACTTTTTTATTAGTGAGGAAATGGAGCGATTTTATTTTTCATACGTTGTTGTATTCTTTCAAATGGTCTGATATTTTCCGTATCAAGAAACTCAGAGAAGAAAACAGATCGGCCATTCGAATTAACGGATATACTTCGGAACTTCGCAATTTATTTAATGACCACATTGTCGTTCTGGTTCCTACGCACTCCAGCAATCTGGACTCCATTTGCATAGGTTACTCCATTGATTTGTCTTTAGGATTACCAGCATTTTCTTATGGTGCGGGTTTGAATTTATTTGACAGCGAATTTTTCGCATTCTTTATGAACAGGCTTGGAGCCTATAAGGTGGATCGGCGCAAAAAAAATCCTATTTATCTTCAGACGCTTACCGCATACAGCAAATTATCGGTATTTGAAGGAGTCAATACGATATTTTTTCCCGGCGGAACCCGTAGCAGATCTGGTGAAGTGGAATCTAAATTAAAATTGGGATTGCTGGGATCATTGATACAGGCACAGCGCATGTTGTTGGAAGCCAATTCTCCGCAAAAAATCGTCGTCGTTCCTGTAGTGCTTACTTATGAGTCGGTTTTGGAAGCCCGTTCCTTGATGTTGCAACATCTTTCCGTAAGCGGCCAGGAACGATTTACAGCCCGAGCGAAAAAACCAGGGTTCGGCGCTTATTATAAATTTTTATTCCGCGTATTAAAAAGTCAAAGCCAGATATACCTCACGTTTGGAAAGCCCATGGATGTATTTGGAAATCAATTGGATGATCAAGCCAACAGCCTGGATCATAAATCTCATGTAGTCCATTTGAAAGATTACTTCAGTACAAAAGGAAAATTTATCAAGGACGATCAAAGGGAAATGATTTATACGCGCGAACTCGGAGAAAAGATTGCCGAAGCTTACAAGATTTACAATTATGTTTTACCGGCTCATCTCGTTGCTTATGCAGCATTTTTGCTTTTGTCAAAAATGAATCCGCAGCACGATATTTACAGTTTGGTGCAACTACCAGAAGAAGAATATTTCTTTCCGGAAAAATCATTGGCTGATATTTGTGCCCAGTTGCAATTGATCTTGATTCAGCGAAGTGAAGAAGATAAAATAATTTATCCAAAGGAAATTGAAGGTAATGTTTCAATACTTATAGCCAAGGGTATTAAACATCTTGGAGTGTATCATCTGAAGCGTATCCTGGCTCAGGATAATTATGGCAGGTATTACAGTGAAGATTTTATCGGTTTGTTGTATTATGCCAATCGTTTACAAAATATTGAGCTTCAAAACGAGATAGACTGGAGTTCTGTTCAATGGGAATCAGATCGGTTTTAATTTCATAATTCAGTTTTCCCATCATGCATTACATCATTCTGGATCTCGAAGCAACCTGTTGGAACGATACCATTCAAAATCGCGAACAGGAAATTATTGAAATAGCAGCTTGCCGGATCAACGCTTACGGAAAAATTGAAAATACATTTACCAGTCTTATTAAACCACAAAAATATCCTTTACTATCATCTTACTGTAAACAACTCACGGGTATCGAACAAATAGAAGTGGACCGTGCTAAAAAATTTGATTGGGTCCTTAATGAATTTTTGAATTGGTGTGAGTACGATGAGATCAACCCCTTAAGTATCTTTACCTGGGGAAAGACAGACCTTCAACTGCTTACGCAGTCATGTGATATCTACCAATTGGAGATGGATTGGCTGGGGCAATACGTCGATATGAAATCCATTTATGCACGAATGAAAGGATTGCCCAAACTGGTGGGACTGGATAAAGCCTTGATGTTGGAAAATTTTGAATTTGAAGGCAATCGACACCGCGCTTTGCCGGATGCAGTGAACCTGGCAAAAATATTTGTAAAATACCTCGAAGAATTCAATGAATAATCCGGATGCGATCAATTTCGCAATACCTGTACAATCTGCAGTGCGGTATTTGCCATTTACTTCGGATCTGTATCAGGAGGGATGCATTCTTGTTGATGTAAGGTCGCCTTCTGAATATGCAAAGGGTCACATTCCAAATGCATTCAATCTACCCTTGTTTTCGGATGCAGAGCGAGCAGAAGTAGGTTTGCTTTATAAACAAAAGGGCAAACAATTGGCGACAATAAAGGGTTTGGAAATCGTGGGTAAAAAGTTATCTGAACTTGCAACAAATGCCATTCGATTGAGTCAGGGAAAAGAGATCTTCGCTTATTGCTGGCGGGGAGGAATGCGGAGTGCAAG includes:
- a CDS encoding exonuclease domain-containing protein encodes the protein MHYIILDLEATCWNDTIQNREQEIIEIAACRINAYGKIENTFTSLIKPQKYPLLSSYCKQLTGIEQIEVDRAKKFDWVLNEFLNWCEYDEINPLSIFTWGKTDLQLLTQSCDIYQLEMDWLGQYVDMKSIYARMKGLPKLVGLDKALMLENFEFEGNRHRALPDAVNLAKIFVKYLEEFNE
- a CDS encoding YihA family ribosome biogenesis GTP-binding protein → MEVEFVGAFPVYSKIPEGNLPEIAFWGRSNVGKSSLINLICQRKNLAKVSGIPGKTQSFVQYKVNDQWMLMDLPGYGYARVGKKLKAHWTYEIPKYLKNRHNLCLLNVLIDSSIEPQEIDLETMRYLGQLGVPFYIIMTKSDRCTKQKLKQFQNDLNKAMYNDWESLPPQFFVSAQTGNGRSELLDAYQQILIQIKTN
- a CDS encoding 1-acyl-sn-glycerol-3-phosphate acyltransferase, coding for MASMQQKPEDYKVYDHLIGDIHLWPLSKFVIQRKAFLNKLNSDVFEQFKLQGVNEVDQAIAKTMHQEKQRVKTNPWKADPPNEIQYYRKIQNEYNANQLLADKHKGNLETLGRLINRFSQEIICHFNPKTFLLVRKWSDFIFHTLLYSFKWSDIFRIKKLREENRSAIRINGYTSELRNLFNDHIVVLVPTHSSNLDSICIGYSIDLSLGLPAFSYGAGLNLFDSEFFAFFMNRLGAYKVDRRKKNPIYLQTLTAYSKLSVFEGVNTIFFPGGTRSRSGEVESKLKLGLLGSLIQAQRMLLEANSPQKIVVVPVVLTYESVLEARSLMLQHLSVSGQERFTARAKKPGFGAYYKFLFRVLKSQSQIYLTFGKPMDVFGNQLDDQANSLDHKSHVVHLKDYFSTKGKFIKDDQREMIYTRELGEKIAEAYKIYNYVLPAHLVAYAAFLLLSKMNPQHDIYSLVQLPEEEYFFPEKSLADICAQLQLILIQRSEEDKIIYPKEIEGNVSILIAKGIKHLGVYHLKRILAQDNYGRYYSEDFIGLLYYANRLQNIELQNEIDWSSVQWESDRF